A window of the Dickeya dianthicola NCPPB 453 genome harbors these coding sequences:
- a CDS encoding YidH family protein: MFMSDSVSSPPSPTPSGKKIPWQQQGTTPDYRFSLANERTFLAWIRTALAFLAGAVAIDQFAPTLAPPAVRGGIAVFLSLAAALLAWMAYRRWADNERAMRTGQALPYTRLLIIIASCVSAISVALALVILLL, encoded by the coding sequence ATGTTCATGAGTGACTCTGTCTCTTCACCACCTTCACCCACGCCGTCAGGCAAGAAAATTCCCTGGCAGCAACAGGGAACAACGCCGGATTATCGCTTTTCGCTGGCCAACGAGCGTACTTTTCTGGCCTGGATTCGCACCGCGCTGGCGTTCCTGGCGGGTGCCGTCGCCATTGACCAGTTTGCGCCCACGCTAGCGCCGCCCGCCGTTCGGGGCGGCATTGCGGTGTTTCTGTCGCTGGCGGCGGCGTTGCTGGCGTGGATGGCTTATCGACGCTGGGCCGACAACGAGCGGGCGATGCGCACCGGGCAAGCGCTGCCTTATACCCGCCTGCTGATTATCATCGCCAGCTGCGTGAGCGCCATTTCCGTTGCGCTGGCGTTGGTTATCCTGCTGCTGTAG
- a CDS encoding DUF202 domain-containing protein — protein MTPSADNSPRDPGLQPERTRLAWSRTAFVLLINSVLLLKAGSMKNQPLMLAAGLFLLLMALITYIWSRLRLRALRRSGYPCTRQSMWMMRLLMLTVIVTALSLLVGFING, from the coding sequence ATGACTCCCTCTGCCGATAACTCGCCGCGCGATCCGGGCCTACAGCCGGAACGCACGCGGCTCGCCTGGTCGCGTACCGCCTTCGTGTTATTGATCAACAGCGTATTGCTGCTGAAAGCCGGATCGATGAAAAACCAGCCGCTGATGCTGGCTGCCGGGCTGTTTCTGCTGCTGATGGCGCTGATCACCTATATCTGGTCACGCCTGCGGTTGCGCGCCCTGCGGCGCAGCGGCTACCCCTGTACCCGACAATCGATGTGGATGATGCGGCTACTGATGCTGACGGTGATAGTGACCGCATTAAGCTTGCTGGTGGGTTTCATCAACGGTTAA
- the dgcN gene encoding N-acetyltransferase DgcN, with the protein MLIPQPYLLFLGDVTDPLAVKTARGIHTWRPEQCVGQLRLPGSAVSLGLDDLDIPSAVARGAKTLVLGTANAGGFLPPHWLDTVRAAIGAGLNVANGLHQRLTDVPGLQALAEQHQVQLFDIRHLRPELTVGSGKQRSGKRVLTVGTDCSVGKMYTSLALEAAMRAQGMKADFRATGQTGVLVAGDGIAIDAVIADFIAGAAEALSPANDDDHWDIVEGQGSLFHPSYAGVTTGLIHGAQPHWLVMCHEMGRPHMRHLPHQPMVELDDCVDANLRAARVTNPDVQLAGFAINTSNYGEQEARDYCRSLSERFGVPATDPIRFGIDDIATLLKTQG; encoded by the coding sequence ATGCTGATTCCACAACCTTACCTGCTTTTTCTTGGCGACGTGACCGACCCGCTGGCGGTGAAAACGGCGCGCGGTATTCACACCTGGCGCCCCGAGCAGTGCGTAGGGCAACTGCGCCTGCCGGGCAGCGCGGTGTCGCTGGGGCTTGATGATCTGGATATTCCATCCGCCGTGGCGCGCGGCGCTAAAACGCTGGTGCTGGGCACCGCCAACGCCGGCGGTTTCCTGCCGCCGCACTGGCTGGATACCGTGCGCGCCGCCATCGGCGCCGGTCTGAACGTCGCCAACGGCCTGCATCAGCGGCTGACAGACGTTCCCGGTTTGCAGGCGCTGGCGGAACAGCATCAGGTACAGCTGTTCGATATTCGCCACCTGCGCCCGGAACTGACCGTCGGCAGCGGCAAGCAACGCAGCGGCAAACGCGTGCTGACCGTCGGCACCGACTGTTCGGTCGGTAAGATGTATACCTCGCTGGCGCTGGAAGCTGCTATGCGCGCACAAGGCATGAAGGCCGATTTTCGCGCCACCGGCCAGACCGGGGTGCTGGTCGCCGGCGACGGCATCGCCATTGACGCGGTAATCGCCGATTTTATCGCCGGCGCGGCGGAAGCGCTGTCACCCGCCAACGACGACGACCACTGGGATATCGTCGAAGGTCAGGGTTCGTTGTTTCATCCGTCCTACGCCGGGGTGACCACCGGTCTTATCCACGGCGCACAGCCGCACTGGCTGGTGATGTGCCACGAAATGGGCCGCCCGCACATGCGCCACCTGCCCCATCAACCGATGGTGGAACTGGACGACTGCGTGGACGCCAACCTGCGCGCCGCCCGCGTCACCAATCCGGATGTGCAGTTGGCCGGTTTCGCCATCAACACCTCCAACTATGGCGAACAGGAAGCGCGCGATTACTGCCGTAGCCTGAGCGAACGCTTCGGCGTCCCCGCCACCGACCCGATCCGCTTCGGTATCGATGATATAGCGACGCTGCTGAAAACCCAGGGGTAA
- the dgcA gene encoding N-acetyl-D-Glu racemase DgcA, whose translation MRQMQIEIVELPLARPFAISRGTRTAVTVVRVTLEERGFIGRGECTPTAHYQETADSVTRQLETVRRVVENGLGLDALQRLLPPGSARNALDCALWRLNAALARQTLWQHLAIAPPQSIVTAETLSLDSVENMANAAKDAVSRGALLLKIKLDREQILEKVAAIRQSAPNVTLIVDANEAWSGLELEPLLRQLAAHRIAMVEQPLPAGQDSALATFEHAIAVCADESCHHRGDIAALRDRYEMINIKLDKCGGLTEALAMVAQARQYGLRIMVGCMLGSSLAMEAAMPAALAAEHVDLDGPIWLAADSSPYLTYNLGRIWL comes from the coding sequence GTGCGACAGATGCAAATTGAAATCGTGGAACTGCCGCTGGCCCGTCCGTTCGCCATTTCCCGCGGCACCCGTACCGCGGTCACGGTGGTGCGCGTCACGCTGGAAGAACGCGGCTTTATCGGCCGGGGGGAATGCACCCCCACCGCCCACTATCAGGAAACCGCCGACAGCGTGACCCGCCAGTTGGAAACCGTGCGGCGGGTAGTGGAAAACGGCCTCGGTCTGGACGCGTTGCAGCGGTTGCTGCCGCCGGGATCGGCCCGCAACGCGCTGGACTGCGCCTTATGGCGGCTGAACGCCGCGCTTGCCAGACAGACGCTGTGGCAGCACCTCGCCATTGCGCCGCCGCAGTCGATCGTCACCGCCGAAACCCTGAGTCTCGACAGCGTAGAAAACATGGCGAACGCCGCTAAAGACGCGGTTTCCCGCGGCGCGCTGTTGCTGAAAATCAAGCTTGACCGGGAACAGATTCTGGAAAAAGTGGCGGCGATTCGCCAGTCCGCGCCCAACGTGACGCTGATTGTTGACGCCAACGAAGCCTGGAGCGGGCTGGAACTGGAGCCGCTGCTGCGCCAGCTTGCCGCGCATCGCATCGCGATGGTGGAACAGCCGTTGCCCGCCGGGCAGGACAGCGCGCTGGCGACGTTTGAACACGCCATTGCGGTGTGCGCCGATGAAAGCTGCCATCACCGCGGCGACATCGCCGCCCTGCGCGACCGCTACGAAATGATCAACATCAAGCTGGACAAGTGCGGCGGGCTGACCGAAGCGCTGGCGATGGTGGCGCAAGCGCGCCAGTACGGCCTGCGCATCATGGTGGGCTGCATGCTCGGCTCCTCGCTGGCGATGGAAGCCGCGATGCCGGCGGCGCTGGCCGCCGAACATGTCGATCTGGACGGCCCGATCTGGCTGGCGGCGGACAGCTCGCCGTACCTGACGTATAACCTCGGCCGCATCTGGCTGTGA
- a CDS encoding ABC transporter ATP-binding protein has product MTDTPSTAIPAAIASDPAPQPVLEIDDLSVSFSGRSGTHLALKGVSFSLNKGEVVAVVGESGSGKSVTSLTVMGLLAASARIERGGIRFIDNAGRRHDLLTMKDDARRRLRGRDMAMIFQEPMTSLNPVLKVGDQLTEALLDHQMCDAASAERKARELLRKVRIADSDRVMNSYPHSLSGGMRQRVMIAQALACDPQLLIADEPTTALDVTVQARILQILRDLQRQSNMSVLFITHDMGVVAEIADRVVVMYRGEVVEQGTVDAIFNRPQHDYTKALLAAVPRLGDMRDSAWPKRFPLLGQQNAAPEQDHTTARYDAPPLLDIRGLKVYYPIRSGILSSVTHRVHAVEQIDFTVWPGETLAIVGESGCGKSTTGRALLRLVESQSDSLLFDGQEIAGLRDRDFQPLRRKMQMVFQDPYASLNPRLTVGFTIAEPLLLHGLAKSLEDATPQVQALLKSVGLLPEHAQRYPHEFSGGQRQRIAIARAMALQPQVIIADEAVSALDVSIQAQVVNLMMDLQQKTGVSWIFISHDMAVVERIANRVAVMYLGQIVEIGPRQSVFNNPQHPYTRRLLASVPIADPNRRYARELDDSEIPSPLRKANEVVEKARYRNVAPHHWVSEAGLEPSVSSSKP; this is encoded by the coding sequence ATGACGGATACCCCCTCAACCGCAATCCCTGCTGCGATCGCGTCCGACCCGGCGCCGCAACCGGTGCTGGAGATCGATGACCTGAGCGTTAGCTTCAGCGGCCGCTCCGGCACCCATCTGGCGCTCAAAGGCGTTTCTTTCAGCCTCAACAAAGGGGAAGTGGTGGCCGTGGTCGGCGAGAGTGGTTCCGGCAAGTCGGTCACGTCTCTGACGGTGATGGGGCTGCTGGCCGCGTCCGCCCGCATTGAACGCGGCGGCATCCGCTTTATCGATAACGCCGGCCGCCGCCACGATCTGCTGACCATGAAAGACGACGCCCGCCGCCGGCTGCGCGGCCGCGATATGGCGATGATCTTTCAGGAGCCGATGACCTCGCTCAACCCGGTGCTGAAAGTGGGCGACCAGCTCACCGAAGCGTTGCTGGACCACCAGATGTGCGACGCCGCCAGCGCCGAGCGCAAAGCGCGCGAGCTGCTGCGCAAAGTGCGCATCGCCGACAGCGACCGGGTGATGAACAGCTACCCGCACTCGCTGTCCGGCGGTATGCGTCAGCGGGTGATGATTGCTCAGGCGCTGGCCTGCGACCCGCAGTTGCTGATCGCCGACGAACCGACTACCGCGCTGGATGTGACGGTGCAGGCGCGCATCCTGCAAATCCTGCGCGACCTGCAGCGCCAGAGCAACATGTCGGTGTTGTTCATCACCCACGATATGGGCGTGGTGGCGGAAATCGCCGACCGCGTGGTGGTGATGTACCGCGGCGAAGTGGTGGAACAAGGGACGGTGGACGCCATTTTCAACCGCCCGCAGCACGACTACACCAAAGCGCTGCTGGCGGCGGTGCCGCGACTGGGCGACATGCGCGACAGCGCCTGGCCTAAACGTTTCCCGCTGCTGGGGCAGCAAAACGCCGCGCCCGAACAAGACCATACCACCGCGCGCTATGACGCGCCGCCGCTGCTCGATATCCGCGGCCTGAAAGTGTACTACCCGATACGCAGCGGCATTCTCTCCTCCGTCACCCACCGGGTCCATGCGGTGGAGCAAATTGATTTCACCGTGTGGCCGGGCGAAACGCTGGCGATTGTCGGCGAATCCGGCTGCGGCAAATCCACCACCGGGCGGGCATTGCTGCGTCTGGTGGAAAGCCAGAGCGACAGCCTGCTGTTCGACGGGCAGGAAATCGCCGGCCTGCGCGACCGTGACTTCCAGCCACTGCGCCGCAAAATGCAGATGGTATTTCAGGACCCGTACGCCTCGCTCAACCCGCGCCTGACCGTCGGTTTCACCATCGCCGAGCCGCTGCTGCTGCACGGGCTGGCGAAATCGCTGGAAGACGCCACGCCGCAGGTACAGGCGCTGCTGAAAAGCGTCGGCCTGCTGCCGGAGCACGCCCAACGCTATCCGCACGAATTTTCCGGCGGCCAGCGTCAGCGTATCGCCATCGCCCGCGCTATGGCGCTACAACCGCAGGTGATCATCGCCGACGAGGCGGTATCGGCGCTGGACGTGTCGATTCAGGCGCAAGTGGTCAACCTGATGATGGATTTACAGCAAAAAACCGGCGTGTCGTGGATTTTCATCTCCCACGACATGGCGGTGGTAGAACGCATCGCCAACCGCGTGGCGGTGATGTACCTCGGCCAGATTGTGGAAATCGGCCCGCGCCAGTCGGTGTTCAACAACCCCCAACATCCGTATACCCGACGCCTGCTGGCCTCGGTACCGATTGCCGACCCCAACCGCCGCTATGCGCGCGAGCTGGACGACAGCGAAATTCCCTCGCCGCTGCGCAAGGCGAACGAGGTGGTGGAAAAAGCCCGTTACCGCAACGTCGCCCCGCACCATTGGGTGAGCGAAGCCGGACTTGAGCCGTCCGTCAGTAGCAGTAAACCGTAG
- a CDS encoding glutathione ABC transporter substrate-binding protein: MKPLLSAVTSRRSAVALGLSLCLAAAAQAQDLRISMYADITGLDPHDTSDTLSYSIQSGIFERLFQFDNQMKLVPRLATGYTGNADATEFTITLREGITFQDGTPFNAEAVKANLDRLADQTKGLKRNSLFNMIKNVTVLSPTQVKIELNKSFGAFVNTLAHPSAVMHSPAALKQYPDETQLRVHPVGTGPFTFSEWQQGKDVKLVKYDNYWQKGWPKVDSVTFYPSPEDATRVAALKSGQSDAIYPLPSDLVKTVEDDAKLAIQRDPSIYLYYMAINTQHAPLNDVRVRQALNYAINRTIWLKVGFAGMGLPAASTMAPRVQFFASQSEPNYSYSPAKAKELLKEAGYENGLELKLWTTNTTAAVRSAQFFKQQLEQVGIKATVTPMDSGARNEKLWGVKDPKQAEFDLYYGGWSPSTGDADWALRPLFATESWVPKAYNVSYYSSPDVDKAIMAGLATPDNDKRAAAYADAQKLIWKDAPVVFLGVPDNLVGKVKNLSGVYMLADGSLIFDQAEFK, from the coding sequence ATGAAACCGTTACTATCCGCAGTAACTTCACGCCGTTCCGCCGTCGCTCTTGGGCTGTCATTGTGTCTGGCCGCTGCGGCTCAGGCGCAGGATTTGCGCATTTCCATGTATGCCGATATTACCGGGCTCGACCCGCACGACACCTCAGACACGCTGAGCTACTCCATCCAGAGCGGGATCTTCGAGCGTCTGTTCCAGTTCGACAACCAGATGAAACTGGTGCCGCGGCTGGCTACCGGCTACACCGGTAACGCCGACGCCACCGAATTCACCATCACGCTGCGCGAAGGCATCACCTTTCAGGACGGCACGCCGTTCAACGCCGAGGCGGTAAAAGCCAACCTTGACCGTCTGGCCGACCAGACCAAAGGGCTCAAGCGCAACAGCCTGTTCAACATGATCAAGAACGTGACGGTGCTGTCGCCGACGCAGGTCAAAATCGAGCTGAATAAATCGTTCGGCGCCTTTGTCAACACGCTAGCGCACCCGTCGGCGGTGATGCACAGCCCGGCGGCGCTGAAACAGTACCCGGACGAAACCCAGCTGCGCGTACACCCGGTCGGTACCGGCCCGTTCACGTTCTCCGAATGGCAGCAAGGTAAAGACGTCAAGCTGGTGAAATACGACAACTACTGGCAGAAAGGCTGGCCGAAAGTCGATAGCGTAACCTTTTACCCGTCGCCGGAAGACGCCACCCGCGTCGCGGCGCTGAAATCCGGCCAGTCCGACGCTATCTACCCGTTGCCGTCCGATCTGGTAAAAACCGTTGAAGATGACGCCAAGCTGGCTATCCAGCGCGACCCGAGCATCTATCTGTACTACATGGCGATCAACACCCAGCACGCGCCGCTGAACGACGTGCGTGTGCGTCAGGCGCTGAACTACGCCATCAACCGCACCATCTGGCTGAAAGTCGGCTTCGCCGGCATGGGCCTGCCCGCCGCGTCCACTATGGCGCCGCGCGTGCAGTTCTTCGCCAGCCAGAGCGAACCGAACTACAGCTACAGCCCGGCCAAGGCCAAAGAACTGTTGAAAGAAGCCGGTTATGAGAACGGGCTGGAGCTGAAACTGTGGACCACCAACACCACCGCCGCAGTGCGTAGCGCCCAGTTCTTCAAGCAGCAGTTGGAACAGGTCGGCATCAAGGCGACCGTCACCCCGATGGATTCCGGCGCGCGCAACGAAAAACTGTGGGGCGTGAAAGACCCGAAACAGGCCGAGTTTGACCTGTACTACGGCGGCTGGTCGCCGTCCACCGGCGATGCCGACTGGGCGCTGCGTCCGCTGTTCGCCACCGAATCCTGGGTGCCGAAAGCCTACAACGTCTCTTACTACAGCAGCCCGGATGTGGACAAAGCCATCATGGCGGGTCTGGCGACGCCGGATAACGATAAACGCGCCGCTGCTTACGCCGATGCTCAGAAACTTATCTGGAAAGACGCGCCGGTGGTGTTCCTGGGCGTGCCGGACAACCTGGTGGGCAAAGTGAAAAATCTGTCCGGCGTTTACATGCTGGCGGACGGTTCGCTGATCTTCGATCAGGCTGAGTTCAAGTAA
- a CDS encoding ABC transporter permease: MFVYIVRRLLEMIPVLLVISLLVFGFIKLLPGDPARIYAGPDAPIEAVEAARERLGLNDPLPQQYLNWLDGLVHGDLGITYRTQQPVLSVIQKSFMPTLWLALAGFAWSVLLGLLIGVFAALKRGKWQDWSLMSLAVGGISMPPFWLGLLLIQFVAMPFGVFSVSGYNKPADIILPALTLGASVAAVMARFTRSAFLEVTQEDYVRTARAKGLRQRLIVWKHVMRNALIPVITMLGLQFGFLLGGSIVVESVFNWPGLGWLLIESIKTQDQPVIQALVMLFVFEFILINLLVDLLYAVVNPAIRLR; this comes from the coding sequence ATGTTTGTTTATATCGTCCGACGTTTGCTGGAAATGATCCCGGTTTTGCTGGTGATCTCCCTGTTGGTGTTCGGTTTCATCAAGCTGTTGCCGGGTGACCCGGCGCGGATCTACGCCGGCCCCGACGCCCCCATCGAGGCGGTGGAAGCCGCCCGTGAGCGTCTGGGGTTGAACGATCCGCTGCCGCAGCAGTACCTCAACTGGCTGGACGGGCTGGTACACGGCGATCTCGGCATCACCTACCGCACCCAGCAGCCGGTGCTGAGCGTCATCCAGAAAAGTTTTATGCCGACGCTATGGCTGGCGCTGGCCGGTTTCGCCTGGTCGGTGCTCCTCGGCCTGCTGATCGGCGTGTTTGCCGCACTCAAACGCGGCAAATGGCAGGACTGGTCGTTGATGAGTCTGGCGGTGGGCGGCATCTCGATGCCGCCGTTCTGGCTCGGCCTGCTGTTGATCCAGTTCGTCGCCATGCCGTTCGGCGTGTTCTCGGTCAGCGGCTACAACAAACCGGCCGATATCATTCTGCCCGCGCTGACGCTGGGCGCCTCGGTGGCCGCCGTGATGGCGCGCTTTACCCGTTCGGCGTTTCTGGAAGTGACGCAGGAAGACTACGTGCGCACCGCCCGCGCCAAAGGGCTGCGCCAGCGGCTGATCGTCTGGAAGCACGTGATGCGCAACGCGCTGATTCCGGTTATCACCATGCTCGGGTTGCAGTTCGGTTTTCTGCTGGGCGGCTCGATTGTGGTGGAAAGCGTGTTCAACTGGCCGGGGCTCGGCTGGTTGTTGATAGAATCCATCAAGACGCAGGATCAGCCGGTGATTCAGGCGCTGGTGATGCTGTTCGTGTTTGAATTTATCCTGATTAATCTGCTGGTCGACCTGCTGTACGCGGTGGTGAACCCGGCCATTCGTCTACGTTAG
- a CDS encoding ABC transporter permease subunit, with product MNTSQEPTVATSALNNSTIRSPWRDFLHAFIRNPMALASGGFVLLLVLVAVFAPWLAPWNPMEPDWAALGEAPSASHWMGADDLGRDVMSRIIYGARISLYIGVVSVTLGMLAGIVLGLLAGYYGRGIDMLIMRGCDVLFAFPGMLLAIAVVAILGPGLNNVIIAVAVFSVPVFARIVRASTLSLKQAAYVEAVRCAGAPDRVILLRHILPGTLSNVIVYFTMRIGTSILTAAGLSFIGLGPEPDVPEWGNILAMSRSMMMAGQWHVSVFPGLAIFCTVLAFNLLGDALRDTLDPKLKS from the coding sequence ATGAACACTTCTCAAGAGCCGACCGTGGCGACCTCCGCCCTGAACAACAGCACGATTCGTTCACCGTGGCGCGATTTTCTGCATGCATTTATCCGCAACCCGATGGCGCTGGCTTCCGGCGGTTTTGTGCTGCTGCTGGTGCTGGTGGCGGTGTTCGCCCCCTGGCTGGCGCCCTGGAACCCGATGGAGCCGGACTGGGCCGCGCTAGGCGAGGCACCTTCCGCCAGCCACTGGATGGGCGCCGACGATCTGGGCCGCGACGTGATGAGCCGCATTATTTACGGTGCGCGCATTTCGCTCTATATCGGCGTCGTTTCAGTCACGCTCGGTATGCTGGCGGGCATCGTCCTCGGTTTGCTGGCGGGCTATTATGGCCGCGGCATCGACATGCTGATCATGCGCGGCTGCGACGTATTGTTCGCCTTTCCCGGCATGCTGCTGGCGATCGCGGTAGTCGCGATCCTCGGCCCCGGCCTCAATAACGTGATTATCGCGGTGGCGGTGTTCAGCGTGCCGGTGTTCGCCCGTATCGTGCGCGCTTCCACGCTGTCGCTCAAGCAGGCGGCCTACGTCGAAGCGGTGCGCTGCGCCGGCGCGCCGGACCGGGTGATCCTGTTGCGCCATATTCTGCCGGGCACGCTGTCGAACGTGATTGTGTATTTCACCATGCGCATCGGCACCAGTATCCTGACCGCCGCCGGCCTGAGTTTCATCGGCCTGGGGCCAGAGCCGGACGTGCCCGAGTGGGGCAATATTCTGGCGATGAGCCGCAGCATGATGATGGCGGGGCAATGGCACGTGAGCGTGTTCCCCGGTCTGGCTATCTTCTGCACCGTGCTGGCGTTCAACCTGCTGGGCGACGCGCTGCGCGACACGCTGGACCCGAAACTGAAAAGCTAA
- a CDS encoding DmpA family aminopeptidase encodes MTCYQQARLAPLLHRWRTERQLGTPRLPCGPHNRLSDVPGVRVGHHTLAHGEIQTGVTAIVPNSDNLFTQPLPCGAAVLNGFAKPVGLVQIEELGRLQTPILLSNTLSVGTLFTTLVRDAIGRNPELGRRLPTVNPLALECNDGWLNDIQALAVSEEMARAALDNATVDFTRGSVGAGRGMSCFALKGGIGTASRRIAELNATLGVLVLANFGALPALTLDGVQVGEAIAPLLPELVPQRDARQLTRIARRAGAGLGRLGSHWGHGSGDIAVAFSTQPTPQPPEDAQLEPLLSAAADATEHAVLDALLQAEAVTGFRGHHRPALTQVLDRLAQDFA; translated from the coding sequence ATGACATGTTACCAACAGGCACGACTGGCGCCGCTGCTGCACCGCTGGCGCACAGAGCGGCAGCTCGGTACGCCGCGCCTGCCTTGCGGCCCGCACAATCGCCTGAGCGACGTACCCGGCGTGCGGGTCGGCCACCATACGCTGGCACACGGCGAGATTCAGACCGGCGTCACCGCCATCGTGCCGAACAGCGATAACCTGTTTACACAACCGTTGCCCTGCGGCGCGGCGGTGCTTAACGGCTTCGCCAAACCGGTGGGGCTGGTACAGATTGAAGAGCTGGGACGATTGCAGACGCCGATTCTGCTCAGCAACACCCTGTCGGTCGGCACGTTGTTTACCACGCTGGTGCGCGACGCCATTGGCCGCAATCCGGAACTGGGCCGCCGTTTGCCGACCGTCAACCCGCTGGCGCTGGAGTGCAACGACGGCTGGCTTAACGATATTCAGGCGCTGGCGGTAAGCGAAGAGATGGCGCGCGCGGCGTTGGATAACGCCACGGTCGATTTCACCCGCGGCAGCGTCGGCGCCGGTCGCGGCATGAGCTGCTTTGCGCTCAAAGGCGGCATCGGCACCGCCTCCCGGCGGATTGCGGAACTGAACGCCACCCTCGGGGTACTGGTGCTGGCCAACTTCGGCGCGCTTCCCGCCCTGACGCTGGACGGCGTGCAGGTCGGCGAGGCCATTGCGCCGTTGCTGCCGGAACTGGTGCCCCAACGCGACGCCCGCCAGTTAACCCGCATCGCTCGCCGCGCAGGTGCCGGGCTCGGTCGGCTCGGCAGCCACTGGGGACACGGCTCCGGCGATATCGCGGTGGCCTTTTCCACCCAACCGACGCCTCAACCGCCGGAAGACGCACAACTGGAACCGCTGCTCAGCGCGGCGGCCGACGCCACCGAACACGCGGTGCTGGATGCCCTGTTGCAGGCCGAGGCGGTCACCGGCTTTCGCGGCCACCATCGCCCGGCCCTGACGCAAGTGCTGGACCGTCTGGCACAAGATTTCGCATAA
- a CDS encoding M55 family metallopeptidase: protein MKVFISADIEGIAGVMRPEQCSPGTPEYQLARGLMEQEVNAAIEGAFAGGASEVVVADSHAAMTNLRAENIDPRARLVQGKPRGLSMVEGLQQQPFDGLMFIGYHSAAGEHGVLAHTINGRAFYRVRINGEVMGESDIYAAAGAELNTPLWLVSGDDTLQRWINRYYPAADYACVKRAISQTAAESLSPQAARNVIRLAATQAVQQAHKKTTTRLQPPYELELMVAKPVLADLFCLIPGVTRKDAVTVGYQSPTIAPIVSLLGAFSYLATTQN, encoded by the coding sequence ATGAAAGTATTTATTTCTGCGGATATCGAAGGCATCGCGGGCGTGATGCGCCCGGAACAGTGCAGCCCCGGCACACCGGAATACCAGTTAGCCCGCGGGTTGATGGAGCAGGAAGTGAACGCCGCCATCGAGGGCGCGTTCGCCGGCGGCGCCAGTGAGGTCGTCGTCGCCGACAGCCACGCCGCCATGACCAACCTGCGCGCTGAAAATATCGACCCGCGCGCCCGGCTGGTGCAGGGCAAGCCGCGTGGTCTGTCGATGGTGGAAGGCTTGCAACAGCAACCCTTCGATGGCCTGATGTTCATCGGTTACCACAGCGCCGCCGGCGAACACGGCGTGCTGGCGCACACCATCAACGGCCGGGCGTTTTACCGGGTGCGCATCAACGGTGAAGTGATGGGCGAAAGCGATATTTACGCCGCCGCCGGCGCGGAACTGAACACCCCGCTGTGGCTGGTAAGCGGCGACGACACGCTGCAACGCTGGATCAACCGCTACTACCCGGCCGCTGACTATGCCTGCGTGAAACGCGCCATTTCCCAGACTGCGGCGGAGTCGCTGAGTCCGCAAGCGGCGCGCAACGTCATCCGGCTGGCGGCGACCCAGGCGGTGCAACAGGCGCATAAAAAAACCACCACCCGTTTGCAGCCGCCGTATGAACTGGAGCTGATGGTCGCCAAACCGGTACTGGCGGATCTGTTCTGCCTGATTCCGGGCGTCACCCGCAAAGACGCCGTCACCGTGGGCTATCAATCCCCGACCATCGCGCCGATAGTCAGCCTGCTGGGCGCCTTTTCCTATCTGGCGACCACGCAGAACTGA